The following proteins are co-located in the Solea senegalensis isolate Sse05_10M linkage group LG12, IFAPA_SoseM_1, whole genome shotgun sequence genome:
- the si:ch211-255i20.3 gene encoding transmembrane emp24 domain-containing protein 11 — translation MGFRGIGFLLHCYLVLAAAMYFDLGEQEEKCIIEEIPEDTLVTGYFLLEPWDLGVTSHSPHFGVTVTIRDPNHEVLMTKRFGKFGKFTFSGHDSGQHYLCFQTNSTRFSVFAGERLKLHLDVQMGEHSIDPSHKIAKDDMDTLQNSLMHLIDQMMYIARQQEYQREKEEVFRQIGEDANGKVLWWAVVQTSILLSVGFWQMKRLKDFFIAKKLV, via the exons ATGGGTTTTCGAGGCATTGGCTTTCTGCTCCATTGTTACCTGGTGTTGGCAGCAGCCATGTATTTTGATCTtggagagcaggaggaaaaatGCATCATTGAGGAGATTCCTGAAGACACGCTGGTGACTG GTTATTTCTTGTTGGAGCCTTGGGATTTAGGGGTGACCAGCCACTCCCCTCACTTTGGTGTTACTGTGACAATCAGAGATCCAAACCATGAG GTCCTGATGACCAAACGTTTCGGTAAATTTggtaaattcacattttcaggTCATGACTCAGGTCAGCACTACCTTTGCTTCCAAACCAACTCCACAAGGTTTTCTGTCTTTGCAGGAGAAAGGCTG AAGCTACATTTGGACGTTCAGATGGGAGAGCACTCGATTGACCCTAGTCATAAAATCGCCAAAGACGACATGGACACACTACAGAACAGCCTCATGCACCTAATAGATCAGATGATGTATATCGCCAGGCAACAGGAGTACCAAAGG gagaaagaggaagtgtTTCGGCAGATCGGCGAAGACGCCAACGGTAAAGTCTTGTGGTGGGCTGTGGTGCAGACCTCTATTCTGTTGTCTGTCGGTTTTTGGCAGATGAAACGACTCAAGGACTTCTTCATTGCCAAGAAGCTTGTCTGA